CCTCGATGCCATCACGCCACGGATACACCTCATAAACGGCGGCGATGGTTTGCCACACGGCGCGGCGCTGCACGTCAAAATCGCAGTCGTCCCACTCCACGCAAAAGGTCACACGGAATTGGCTGTCCATGCGGGCGCGGTAGGTAAAGCCGCCCTTATCCAGCAAGCGCGACACGTTCAGCACAAATCCCTCCTGCTCGCGCGCGCGGCCTAAACCCAGCTCGGTATCGGCATGACGGCAGGCCAAGACGCGCTGCACCAATTCGCGGTAGGTGGTCATGGTGCCACCTCCGAACTGTCAACTTTAAGTTGATGGTTCGCCCAATCGCGCCAGCCTTGGTTTTGCACTTCCAGCTTTTGCACATACGCGCCAAACTTGACCGCATGGCGCAGCAGGGCTTCGGGTTTGCCCGATTCAGGCGGCTCAGGTCGTAACGGCGTGTCCAGCAGCGCGGCAGGCACGGGCGGCATCACCGGCTTTTCGGCCGTCTTAATCGGCGTAGCCGAGGGCTTGGCGGTAGAGACGCAGGCTGTCAGCACCCAGGCCGTCAACACAACGGCCGCCGTTTGCGCTTTTGTCTTTTTCGATAACATGATGGATTTCTTTCTCAATGGCCGCCGCGCGGCGGTCGAGTTCGCGGTTGGCTTGCGCCAGCTTCGCGCTTTCCGATTGGGCAAAGTCCTGCCATTTTTTCTGTTCGGCCAAGGCTTTTTCGAGTTCGGCAGCATAGGCTTGTTCGGCTTTCAGACGGCCTTCGGCGGCTTCGGCCTTGATTTGCTCAATCACCGCCTGTTGACGCTTAAAGGCCGTCTGAAAACCGCCGTACCACACGCCGCCCAGCAATGCGGCTGCGGCCAAAGCCGCCACGCCGTATTTAATCAGTTTGACTTGCAGCATTTTCAGCCTCCTGCCGTTTGACCGACACAAACGAACGGGCGACGGCATAGCCGCCGACGATGCCCAAGTAAATCGCCCAGATTTCAGACGGCGCATCGGGCGCGACGACAAACTTATACGTCGCCGCAGCACACGCCACGTTTGCCCACAGTTTTGAGTGCGATACCTTGCCTGTTGCGGGGTTTTTGATGATGTCTAACAGTCCCATTTCAAACGGCCTTATAAGGGATAACGGGTTTTAAACACTTCGCGCACCTCAAACAGACGATTGCCGATTTCAAAATGGCCGGTGCGGTCAATTCTTTTCAAGATGTTTTTACACAACATCGCAAATACGACAGCAGCAAAAAACCAACCCATCACGAGAGATGACAGCACACAAATCAATATCGTTTGCACATCCATTTTTTAACCCTTGTTTTTACGTTTACGCGCCGCACGCTTGGCCGCGGCCACGCTCGAAAAGCGGTGCGGCTGCTTATTTCGGCCTTTGCCAGTGTGGCGCAAATAACTCGGCGTATCCAATACCTGTAAGGCTTTTACATCGCTTTCAGACGGCTTTTTACCCAATGCCCATGCCAACGCCGCCAGCGCATATTGCTTAATCTTGCCAAACATCAGCCCAGCTCCTTCGCAATCGCATTGGCGACGGCGCGGCAAATCAACCATTTACGTTGTTTGAACAAGGCCAAATCCGCATCGTTTGAGATAAAAAAAGGCTCAAACACAATGCCGCCGTGTTGCGCGTAGGCCAAGCGGCTGTGCTGGCCGGCGTTATCCGGCTTATAGCCTTTGTCGCCGCGCATCTTCCAGCCGGTTGCTTCTGCCACCGCTTGGCTCAATAGCTGACACCAGCGTTTGTTTTTCGCTGTGCTCAAGGCTTCAATGCCCGTAGCCGTTTTATTCGCCGCCGCGTTGCAATGAAACTCAATCGCCACCGCCGAGCCGCGAATCAAAGTCAAGGCCTTGGATAAAGGCAAATTGCCCTTGCCCTCGCCATCGGTGCGCACCGTCAAGCCGTAGTCGTTACGCAAAATAGATGCCGTGATATTGCGCATATCCTGCGCCAAATCCGCCTCGCGGTCGCTGCCGTTGACCGCGCCCGGGTCGGTGTTGCTGTGGCCTGCGGTCAACACAATAATTTTGCTCATAAAAGCCCTTTCATAATCGTTTTAAGCGGTTTTTAAACCCATTTTTGCGAGCCTTTATGCTATCCGCCTTTACGCACATACCCGCACGGTATGCCTTTCAAGCCCTTAAGGCCGTCTGAAACAAGCGGATTAGGCAAAAAAAATCCGCCCGAAGGCGGATGAAAGAGGAGAATAAAACAGCGTTAAAACAGGGTATTTTGCTGCGATACCGGCTCGCATCCCGAGCGCATAATCGTGTAGCCCGTGCGCTCGGAAATGCCGTATTTCGGGCACAGTTCCGTCATCGCCATCAGGCCGCTTTTTCCCTCGACTTCGGTCAGATTTAAAAATTCGTTTCTAAACCGCTCGTTGCGCAGCTCGCGCAGAGCGTTTTCGCAGCGCGGCACATACAGCTCCTCGCCTCCATACACGCGCAACAGCTCGTATGTTTTCGCCTCGCCAATCGCCGAAAACAGCATATGCAGGCGCGGCGTATCTTCTTTGCCCTTGCCAAACTTAAACCGCGCGCCGCCGATGGCTTTTACCAGCTGTTCGGCGGCCTGTAATCCGATAACCTCGACAATATCCTGCATGGTTTCGGGCAGCAGGTGTCGCACCTTCTTAAGCTCCATTGCCTTCCCCTTTTAGTTTTTGCTGTTTTTTTGTCAACGCCGCAATCACGCCGCGCATATGCTCGTCGGTAAGCCATTCCACCCGCGCCACCCCATACATGCGCTTGGCCAAAGCATGCGCATAATTCCAGTGCAGTGTCATCGATGCCAGCAAGGCTTCGATTTTGCGCATCATCGGGTCGGCCGAGCTGCGGCGGCGCGGGCGCGCGCCGTGGCTTTTCGCAAGCGGCACAAAGCCCATACGCGTCATCTCTTCCGCCACTTTTTCCAAATCCTTCACGCCCATTTTTGCGCAAGAATCCTTTCCCGTTACCCGCTCCAGCATGGCGCGGTAAGCATCGTCGGCCATATCAAGCTCCTTTTGCGCAATCTTGATTTTGGCAATCAGGCTGCGGCGCAGCTTTTGCACATCGTTCACGGTCAAATCCTTAAAACACAATATGTTGTGTAT
This genomic interval from Neisseria musculi contains the following:
- a CDS encoding N-acetylmuramoyl-L-alanine amidase, whose translation is MSKIIVLTAGHSNTDPGAVNGSDREADLAQDMRNITASILRNDYGLTVRTDGEGKGNLPLSKALTLIRGSAVAIEFHCNAAANKTATGIEALSTAKNKRWCQLLSQAVAEATGWKMRGDKGYKPDNAGQHSRLAYAQHGGIVFEPFFISNDADLALFKQRKWLICRAVANAIAKELG
- a CDS encoding Mor transcription activator family protein, producing the protein MELKKVRHLLPETMQDIVEVIGLQAAEQLVKAIGGARFKFGKGKEDTPRLHMLFSAIGEAKTYELLRVYGGEELYVPRCENALRELRNERFRNEFLNLTEVEGKSGLMAMTELCPKYGISERTGYTIMRSGCEPVSQQNTLF
- a CDS encoding gp16 family protein, with the protein product MRRSLIAKIKIAQKELDMADDAYRAMLERVTGKDSCAKMGVKDLEKVAEEMTRMGFVPLAKSHGARPRRRSSADPMMRKIEALLASMTLHWNYAHALAKRMYGVARVEWLTDEHMRGVIAALTKKQQKLKGEGNGA